Proteins co-encoded in one Acidovorax sp. 69 genomic window:
- a CDS encoding BPSS1780 family membrane protein — translation MKLHIVPARTGMAWVKLGIRAFWRQPMALAALFFMTMASMSLATMIPLVGPAIALALLPSATLAMMVASAQASLGKFPTPALLLVAFRTGQQRLRDMLVLGALYAGGFLAIMGLSALLDGGQFAQVYLGGAPLTKEVAEDPAFQSAMWLSMMLYLPLSLLFWHAPGLVHWHGVPPVKALFFSIVACVRNFGAFVVYGLGWLGVFLLGGLVVSLVSALLAVAGLAGSAAGGIMVGAAMMMAAMFFTSVVFTFRDCFEPPSTTVPEAPHDEPPPPASTPGPL, via the coding sequence ATGAAACTCCACATCGTCCCCGCCCGCACTGGCATGGCCTGGGTCAAGCTCGGCATCCGGGCGTTCTGGCGGCAGCCCATGGCGCTGGCAGCGCTGTTCTTCATGACCATGGCCTCCATGTCGCTGGCCACCATGATTCCCCTGGTGGGCCCTGCGATTGCCTTGGCTCTGCTGCCGTCGGCCACTCTGGCGATGATGGTGGCCTCAGCGCAGGCCTCGTTGGGAAAGTTTCCGACCCCTGCCCTGTTGCTGGTGGCGTTTCGCACCGGCCAGCAGCGCCTGCGCGACATGCTGGTGCTGGGCGCGCTGTACGCTGGGGGGTTCCTGGCCATCATGGGCCTTTCGGCCCTGCTGGACGGCGGGCAGTTTGCCCAGGTGTACCTGGGTGGTGCCCCGCTGACCAAGGAGGTGGCCGAAGACCCAGCCTTCCAGAGCGCCATGTGGCTGTCCATGATGTTGTACCTGCCGCTGTCGCTGCTGTTCTGGCATGCACCGGGGCTGGTGCACTGGCACGGCGTGCCGCCGGTCAAAGCGCTGTTCTTCAGCATCGTGGCCTGCGTGCGCAACTTTGGCGCCTTCGTGGTCTATGGGCTCGGCTGGTTGGGCGTTTTCCTGCTGGGGGGTCTGGTGGTCAGCCTGGTCTCGGCGCTGCTTGCGGTGGCAGGGCTTGCCGGATCGGCGGCCGGTGGCATCATGGTGGGAGCCGCCATGATGATGGCTGCCATGTTCTTCACGTCGGTGGTGTTCACCTTCCGTGATTGCTTCGAACCTCCTTCCACAACCGTGCCCGAGGCGCCCCATGACGAGCCACCACCACCCGCA
- a CDS encoding homoserine kinase, which produces MAVFTEVSNTEARDLLCRLQLGELVELRGIEGGIENTNYFLTSDQGAFVLTLFERLTAEQLPFYLYLMKHLAHAGVPVPDPRADKNGDILHSVCGKPAAVVNKLHGKSQLAPQGAHCAAVGTMLARMHLAGRDFDRHQPNLRGLPWWNETVPVVLPHIGEAQAALLRSELAYQNHVSASSAYAALPRGPVHADLFRDNVMFDGEELTGFFDFYFAGVDTFLFDLAVCLNDWCIDLATGVHDAKRASRMLDAYQAVRPLTAAERELLPAMLRAGALRFWISRLWDFYLPREASMLTPHDPTHFERVLRGRIARPVHPR; this is translated from the coding sequence ATGGCTGTTTTTACCGAAGTCTCCAATACCGAGGCGCGCGATCTGCTGTGCCGTTTACAACTGGGTGAGCTGGTGGAGCTGCGTGGCATCGAGGGCGGTATCGAGAACACCAACTACTTTCTCACCAGCGACCAGGGCGCTTTCGTGCTCACGCTGTTCGAGCGGCTCACCGCCGAGCAGTTGCCTTTCTATCTGTACCTGATGAAACACCTGGCGCATGCCGGTGTGCCTGTGCCAGACCCCCGTGCCGACAAAAACGGCGACATCCTGCACTCCGTATGTGGCAAGCCCGCTGCCGTGGTGAACAAGCTGCATGGCAAGAGCCAGCTAGCGCCACAGGGCGCGCACTGTGCGGCCGTGGGCACCATGCTGGCACGCATGCATCTGGCGGGACGCGACTTTGACAGGCACCAGCCCAACCTGCGCGGACTGCCCTGGTGGAACGAAACCGTGCCCGTGGTGTTGCCACACATTGGCGAGGCGCAGGCCGCTCTGCTGCGCTCGGAGCTGGCCTACCAGAACCACGTGTCCGCCAGCTCGGCCTATGCTGCCTTGCCCAGGGGCCCGGTGCATGCCGACCTGTTCCGCGACAACGTGATGTTTGATGGCGAAGAACTCACGGGGTTTTTCGACTTCTACTTTGCGGGCGTGGACACGTTTCTCTTCGACCTGGCCGTGTGCCTGAACGACTGGTGCATCGACCTTGCCACCGGCGTCCACGATGCCAAGCGCGCCAGCCGCATGCTCGACGCCTACCAGGCCGTGCGCCCGCTCACGGCGGCTGAACGTGAACTGCTGCCCGCCATGCTGCGCGCCGGTGCGCTGCGCTTTTGGATATCGCGCCTGTGGGACTTCTACCTGCCCCGTGAAGCCTCCATGCTCACGCCCCACGACCCCACACATTTTGAGCGCGTGCTGCGGGGCCGGATTGCGCGTCCCGTGCACCCACGCTGA
- the polA gene encoding DNA polymerase I → MSNKKTLVLVDGSSYLYRAFHAMPDLRAVPGDPSSAATGAIRGMINMMQALRKEVHADYAVCVFDASGPTFRDALYTEYKATRSPMPDDLRSQIEPIHEVVDLLGWKVVAVPGVEADDVIATLANAAAAQGIEVIVSSGDKDLSQLVNEHITIIDTMSGKRRDVAGVTAEFGVPPTLMVDYQALVGDTVDNVPGVTKVGPKTAAKWLEEYGSLDNLIANADAIKGVAGNNLREAIASGQLALSRQLVTMKTDCALADYIPGLPAFDDITLDAPDSAGLLPFYEKYGFKGLASAIKGAAAPAAAAPTVAMPGQSGDLFADHSASTVAEEAQHRTVVYDTILNWADFDQWLQRLHKAPLTAIDTETDSLDEMRAQIVGISFSVQPGEAAYIPLRHEGPDAPAQMPLDEVLARLKPWLEDLRHPKLGQHIKYDRHVFANHGIEVQGYAHDTMLQSYVLEVHKPHNLTSLAERHTGRKGITYEDLCGKGAHQIPFAQVPVDKAAAYSCEDSDQTLDVHNALWPLLQADEKLRFIYELEMRSSETLYRIERNGVLIDAPTLANQSHELGQRILQLETEAYEIAGQPFNLSSPKQLGEIFFDKLGMPVVKKTATGARSTDEEVLEKLAEDYPLPAKLLEHRGLVKLKGTYTDKLAQLALPRTGRVHTHYAQAVAVTGRLSSNDPNLQNIPIRTPEGRRVREAFVAPAGCVIASADYSQIELRIMAHLSGDHSLLHAFHAGLDVHRATAAEVFGVEVDQVTSEQRRYAKVINFGLIYGMSSFGLAKNLGIETKAAAAYIDKYFQRYPGVKQYMDETKALAKSMGYVETVFGRRLYLPEINSPNGPRRAGAERAAINAPMQGTAADLIKLAMVAVQKELDTHKPDIQMIMQVHDELVFELPEGEVDWLKSHIPRLMAEVAALKVPLLAEVGVGVNWDKAH, encoded by the coding sequence ATGAGCAACAAAAAGACCCTGGTGCTGGTGGATGGCTCCAGCTACCTCTACCGCGCCTTTCACGCCATGCCCGACCTGCGGGCCGTGCCGGGTGACCCCAGCAGCGCCGCCACAGGCGCCATCCGCGGCATGATCAACATGATGCAGGCGCTGCGCAAAGAGGTGCATGCCGACTATGCCGTGTGCGTGTTCGACGCCTCGGGCCCCACCTTCCGCGATGCCTTGTACACCGAATACAAGGCCACGCGCTCGCCCATGCCCGACGACCTGCGCAGCCAGATCGAGCCCATCCACGAGGTGGTGGACCTGCTGGGCTGGAAGGTGGTGGCCGTGCCTGGCGTGGAGGCCGACGACGTGATCGCCACCTTGGCCAACGCAGCAGCCGCACAGGGCATTGAGGTCATCGTGTCCAGCGGCGACAAAGACCTGAGCCAGCTGGTCAACGAGCACATCACCATCATCGACACCATGAGCGGCAAGCGCCGCGACGTGGCGGGCGTGACAGCAGAGTTTGGCGTGCCACCCACGCTGATGGTGGACTACCAGGCCCTGGTGGGCGACACCGTGGACAACGTGCCCGGCGTGACCAAGGTGGGGCCCAAAACGGCCGCCAAGTGGCTGGAAGAATACGGCTCGCTCGACAACCTGATTGCGAACGCCGACGCCATCAAGGGCGTGGCAGGCAACAACCTGCGCGAAGCCATTGCCAGCGGCCAACTGGCCCTGAGCCGCCAGCTCGTCACCATGAAGACCGACTGCGCGCTGGCCGACTACATCCCCGGTTTGCCCGCGTTTGACGACATCACACTCGACGCGCCAGACAGCGCTGGTTTGCTGCCGTTTTACGAAAAATACGGCTTCAAGGGCCTGGCCAGCGCGATCAAGGGCGCAGCGGCCCCAGCGGCTGCAGCCCCCACCGTCGCCATGCCCGGCCAAAGCGGCGACCTGTTTGCCGATCATTCCGCCAGCACCGTGGCCGAAGAAGCCCAGCACCGCACGGTGGTGTACGACACCATCCTGAACTGGGCCGACTTTGACCAGTGGCTGCAGCGCCTGCACAAAGCCCCGCTCACGGCCATCGACACCGAAACAGACTCTCTCGACGAAATGCGCGCACAAATCGTCGGCATCAGTTTCAGCGTGCAGCCCGGTGAGGCCGCCTACATTCCCCTGCGCCACGAAGGCCCCGATGCGCCCGCGCAAATGCCGCTGGATGAAGTGCTCGCCCGCCTCAAGCCCTGGCTGGAAGACTTAAGGCACCCCAAGCTGGGCCAGCACATCAAGTACGACCGCCATGTGTTCGCCAACCACGGCATCGAGGTGCAGGGCTACGCGCACGACACCATGCTGCAAAGCTACGTGCTCGAAGTGCACAAGCCCCATAACCTGACCAGCCTGGCCGAGCGCCACACCGGCCGCAAAGGCATCACCTACGAAGACCTGTGCGGCAAAGGCGCCCACCAGATCCCGTTTGCGCAGGTGCCCGTGGACAAAGCCGCCGCCTACTCGTGCGAAGACTCCGACCAGACCCTGGACGTGCACAACGCCCTGTGGCCCCTGCTGCAGGCTGACGAAAAATTGCGCTTCATCTACGAGCTGGAAATGCGCAGCAGCGAAACGCTTTACCGCATTGAGCGCAACGGCGTCCTGATTGACGCGCCCACCCTGGCCAACCAGAGTCACGAACTGGGCCAGCGCATCCTGCAGCTCGAAACCGAGGCGTACGAGATTGCAGGCCAGCCCTTCAACCTGAGCAGCCCCAAGCAACTGGGCGAAATCTTCTTCGACAAACTGGGCATGCCGGTTGTGAAGAAGACCGCCACCGGCGCCCGCAGCACCGACGAAGAAGTTCTGGAAAAACTGGCCGAGGACTACCCCCTGCCCGCCAAGCTGCTGGAGCACCGGGGCCTCGTCAAGCTCAAAGGCACCTACACCGACAAGCTGGCCCAGCTGGCGCTGCCACGCACCGGCCGCGTGCACACCCACTACGCGCAGGCCGTGGCCGTGACTGGCCGCTTGTCCAGCAACGACCCCAACCTGCAGAACATCCCCATCCGCACTCCCGAAGGCCGTCGCGTGCGCGAAGCCTTCGTGGCCCCCGCAGGCTGCGTGATTGCCAGCGCCGACTACTCGCAGATCGAGCTGCGCATCATGGCCCACCTGAGCGGCGACCACTCGCTGCTGCATGCCTTCCACGCCGGGCTGGACGTGCACCGCGCCACCGCTGCCGAGGTGTTTGGGGTAGAGGTGGACCAGGTCACCAGCGAGCAACGCCGCTACGCCAAGGTCATCAACTTTGGCCTCATCTACGGCATGAGCAGCTTTGGCCTGGCCAAGAACCTGGGTATTGAGACCAAGGCCGCTGCGGCGTACATCGACAAATACTTCCAGCGCTACCCCGGCGTGAAGCAGTACATGGATGAAACCAAGGCTTTAGCCAAGTCCATGGGCTACGTCGAAACCGTGTTCGGCCGCCGCCTGTACCTGCCCGAGATCAACTCCCCCAACGGCCCCCGCCGCGCCGGGGCCGAACGCGCCGCCATCAATGCGCCCATGCAGGGCACGGCGGCGGACCTGATCAAACTGGCGATGGTGGCCGTGCAGAAAGAGCTCGATACCCACAAGCCGGACATCCAGATGATCATGCAGGTGCACGATGAACTGGTGTTTGAGCTGCCGGAGGGCGAGGTGGATTGGCTCAAGAGCCATATCCCGCGCCTAATGGCGGAGGTGGCGGCGCTGAAGGTGCCGTTACTGGCGGAGGTGGGGGTGGGGGTGAATTGGGATAAGGCGCATTGA
- a CDS encoding DUF4148 domain-containing protein has translation MNKTARFLSIAAVAAFASFGAQADEADASQFATKFETSRTRAEVAAEAATVAQTRSIEPAGSRVVTYKSTADRAAVRAQAAEALRTGQISSGEIGAM, from the coding sequence ATGAACAAGACTGCCCGTTTCCTGTCTATCGCCGCTGTGGCCGCTTTCGCTTCTTTTGGTGCACAGGCCGACGAAGCCGATGCTTCGCAATTTGCCACCAAGTTTGAAACCAGCCGCACCCGCGCTGAAGTGGCTGCTGAAGCCGCTACCGTGGCACAGACCCGTTCCATCGAGCCTGCTGGCTCGCGTGTCGTGACTTACAAGTCCACGGCTGACCGCGCTGCGGTGCGTGCCCAGGCTGCAGAAGCCCTGCGCACCGGCCAGATCTCGTCTGGCGAAATCGGCGCGATGTGA
- a CDS encoding DUF4148 domain-containing protein: MNNTARFLSIAAVAAFASFGAQADEADASQFATKFETNRTRAEVTAEAATVAQTRSIEPAGSRVVTYKSTADRAAVRAQAADAVRTGQIPSGERG, translated from the coding sequence ATGAACAACACCGCACGTTTCCTCTCCATCGCCGCTGTCGCCGCTTTCGCTTCTTTTGGTGCCCAGGCCGACGAAGCCGATGCTTCGCAATTTGCCACCAAGTTTGAAACCAACCGCACCCGCGCTGAAGTGACTGCTGAAGCCGCTACCGTGGCCCAGACCCGTTCCATCGAGCCTGCTGGCTCGCGTGTCGTGACTTACAAGTCCACGGCTGACCGCGCTGCGGTGCGTGCCCAGGCTGCTGACGCTGTGCGTACTGGCCAGATCCCTTCGGGCGAGCGCGGTTGA
- the yghU gene encoding glutathione-dependent disulfide-bond oxidoreductase: protein MTHPTPYTPPAIWQWNKENGGQFASINRPVAGATHDKELPVGRHPLQLYSLGTPNGVKVTVMLEELLALGHSGAEYDAWLIRINEGAQFGSGFVGVNPNSKIPALLDRSDAANPVRVFESGAILMYLAEKFGNAFLPTSGAARAECLSWLFWQMGSAPFLGGGFGHFYAYAPEKYEYPINRYAMEVKRQLDVLNQRLADNEFLIGSEYTVADIAIWPWYGLMVKGQAYDAGEFLQVHEYTHVVRWADQIARRPAVQRGRKVNRVNGDPANQLRERHDASDFDTKTQDKIEAAASGSSSSAQ, encoded by the coding sequence ATGACCCATCCGACCCCCTACACCCCACCCGCCATCTGGCAATGGAACAAGGAAAACGGCGGGCAATTCGCCAGCATCAACCGGCCCGTTGCCGGGGCCACGCATGACAAGGAATTGCCCGTGGGGCGGCACCCGCTGCAGCTGTATTCGCTGGGCACTCCCAATGGCGTGAAAGTGACGGTGATGCTGGAAGAGCTGCTGGCGCTGGGCCATAGCGGGGCAGAGTACGACGCGTGGCTGATTCGCATCAATGAGGGGGCACAGTTTGGCAGCGGGTTTGTTGGCGTGAACCCGAATTCCAAAATCCCTGCGCTGCTGGACCGCAGCGATGCCGCCAACCCGGTGCGCGTGTTCGAGTCCGGCGCTATCTTGATGTACCTGGCCGAGAAGTTCGGTAATGCCTTTCTGCCCACCAGTGGCGCGGCGCGCGCCGAGTGCCTGTCTTGGCTGTTCTGGCAGATGGGCAGCGCGCCGTTTTTGGGTGGCGGGTTTGGGCACTTTTATGCCTATGCGCCCGAGAAATACGAATACCCGATCAATCGGTATGCGATGGAGGTCAAGCGCCAGCTCGATGTACTTAACCAGCGCCTGGCCGACAACGAGTTTTTGATTGGCAGCGAGTACACAGTGGCGGACATCGCCATCTGGCCCTGGTATGGGTTGATGGTCAAAGGCCAGGCCTATGACGCGGGCGAGTTTTTGCAAGTGCACGAATACACCCATGTGGTGCGCTGGGCCGACCAGATTGCCAGGCGCCCCGCGGTGCAGCGGGGGCGCAAGGTGAATCGCGTCAATGGCGACCCGGCCAACCAGTTGCGCGAACGGCATGACGCCAGCGACTTTGATACGAAGACGCAGGACAAGATCGAGGCTGCCGCGTCGGGTTCTTCATCATCCGCACAATGA
- a CDS encoding glutathione S-transferase family protein, whose amino-acid sequence MITLYDCATAPSPRRARILLAEKGIAHDTVQVDLRSGEQMGDAYRQINPQCTVPALRTDDGLLLTDNAAIAAYVEARYPQPALLGETPAEKAEIASWNWRMEFEGLQAIAEALRNSAPAMANRALPGAVDYPQIPALAERGLVRVAQFFHLLNERLAGRDFIAAGRFSMADITAVVAVDFARVVKHKPGEQHPHLLRWRTAMAARPSMSL is encoded by the coding sequence ATGATCACCCTCTACGACTGCGCCACGGCGCCCAGCCCGCGTCGCGCGCGCATCCTGCTGGCCGAAAAAGGCATTGCCCACGACACCGTGCAGGTGGACCTGCGCAGCGGTGAGCAGATGGGCGATGCCTACCGGCAGATCAACCCGCAATGCACGGTGCCCGCGCTGCGCACCGACGACGGTTTGCTGCTGACCGACAACGCGGCCATTGCGGCGTATGTGGAGGCGCGCTACCCGCAGCCGGCACTGCTGGGCGAAACCCCTGCAGAAAAGGCCGAGATCGCCAGCTGGAACTGGCGCATGGAGTTTGAGGGACTGCAAGCCATTGCCGAGGCGCTGCGCAACAGTGCGCCCGCCATGGCCAACCGGGCCTTGCCGGGCGCGGTGGACTACCCGCAAATCCCGGCGCTGGCCGAGCGCGGGCTGGTGCGGGTGGCGCAGTTCTTCCACCTGCTCAATGAGCGCCTGGCGGGCCGCGACTTCATTGCCGCCGGCCGCTTCAGCATGGCCGACATCACGGCCGTGGTGGCGGTGGATTTTGCGCGCGTGGTCAAGCACAAGCCGGGCGAACAGCACCCGCACCTGCTGCGCTGGCGCACGGCCATGGCGGCGCGGCCGTCGATGTCGCTGTAG
- a CDS encoding NAD-dependent epimerase/dehydratase family protein encodes MNILLTGSTGFVGRTVAAALTRAGHQVHGGVSPRHRSPHALQVPMDFAHDTTAQAWVPRLAGIDAVVNAVGVLRDSRARPIDAVHQHTPSALFDACAQAGVRRVVHISALGIEGSATRYATTKRAADTHLMALAGQGVVQPAILRPSVVFGKGGDSSALFMNLARLPLALFPGPMLTARVQPVSVHDLAATIVALLGPAIATQGIIECAGPEALTMGDFIASLRQQLGHGKAHVLRLPDPLTQLSARLGDAVPGVPWCTETLSMLGSDNVGNPALFQQLLGRKAVHYSELVATAWR; translated from the coding sequence ATGAATATTTTGCTGACCGGCTCCACCGGTTTTGTGGGCCGTACCGTGGCCGCAGCACTCACCCGCGCCGGGCACCAGGTGCACGGCGGTGTATCCCCCCGGCACCGGTCGCCGCATGCCTTGCAAGTGCCCATGGATTTTGCGCACGACACCACGGCACAGGCCTGGGTGCCCCGTCTGGCGGGTATCGATGCGGTGGTCAACGCGGTGGGGGTGCTGCGCGACAGCCGCGCGCGCCCCATCGACGCCGTGCACCAGCACACGCCCTCGGCCCTGTTTGACGCCTGCGCCCAGGCGGGCGTGCGGCGCGTGGTGCACATTTCGGCACTGGGCATTGAAGGCAGCGCCACCCGTTATGCCACCACCAAACGCGCTGCCGACACGCACCTGATGGCACTGGCCGGGCAAGGGGTCGTGCAGCCCGCCATCCTGCGCCCGAGCGTCGTGTTTGGCAAAGGCGGCGACAGCAGCGCCCTGTTCATGAACCTGGCGCGCCTGCCGCTCGCGCTGTTCCCGGGCCCCATGCTCACAGCGCGGGTACAGCCGGTGTCGGTACACGACCTGGCCGCCACCATCGTTGCGCTGCTGGGGCCCGCCATCGCCACCCAGGGCATCATTGAATGCGCAGGGCCTGAGGCGCTGACCATGGGCGACTTCATTGCCAGCCTGCGCCAGCAACTGGGCCATGGCAAAGCCCATGTGCTGCGCCTCCCCGACCCGCTGACCCAGCTGAGCGCCCGCCTGGGCGACGCGGTGCCGGGCGTGCCCTGGTGCACCGAAACCCTGAGCATGCTGGGCAGCGACAACGTGGGCAACCCGGCACTGTTCCAACAGCTGCTGGGGCGCAAGGCGGTGCACTACAGCGAGCTGGTGGCTACCGCCTGGCGTTGA
- a CDS encoding GGDEF domain-containing protein, which yields MNPTPPRGHLLALLVVWLCGAGGLVLLTWTLARESMDGVTRATSAAAGLGLVVSAILYWRLTQQAQKLETAAREAQDAAQRASTQLSATLDILPDGLAIYDANDCLVLCNTRYLEVSTGTSMSVQYGTRFEDVLRRAARSGHIVAARPDTETWLAHRMARHRSPGKPEVQEIDGDRWMQITERLTDTGGVVVLRTNITDTVLRERALKQALHDAERAERSLREAVNAMPAGLEIYDENDRLVLCNDQMARLRPHLPVEQSLGKTYEDLLREGLRHGIPAEASGQEELWLAHELAIRGHRPGAEVRHYPNGAWMHMHESRTPSGMTVCVRLDISDLIEQRHKVETARQESQRIRQLLERAVEALPVSIEIFDDQDRLVLYNQQLSRMYPHMNYAEHLGKGFADILRYSVERGLIPSAKGREEAWIAERLSEHGSSTSTLVQRLADGRWINIYETRTPENYVVAVRLDITDLIEQRQALENAQDAALQARQLLQDAVESLPEGFALFDADDRLVVCNAQYRRMYSISAPMIVPGSTFEQIARYGAERGQYLDAIDHEEAWVTQRVADHRAAQRAVLQRLPEGRWVQADERRTPQGGIAGVRTDVTQLVRKEQELAAANAKLALLSTTDGVTGIGNRRRFDERLATEWMRCGRHSLPLALILIDIDHFKLYNDHFGHLAGDECLRRVAQLLQGTIRRADEVAARYGGEEFVLLLPDVPLADAVTVAQRCMENLHDAALAHPRSPTAPVITLSMGIASVIPHPETGSDTLVQAADAALYRAKYGGRNRFEVFSPPQ from the coding sequence ATGAACCCCACCCCACCGCGTGGACACCTGCTGGCGTTGCTGGTGGTCTGGCTTTGCGGAGCGGGCGGCCTGGTGCTGCTGACCTGGACCCTGGCCCGTGAATCCATGGATGGGGTCACCCGCGCAACATCGGCCGCTGCGGGGCTGGGGCTGGTGGTCAGTGCCATCCTCTACTGGCGGCTGACGCAACAGGCACAAAAACTGGAGACAGCGGCCCGCGAGGCCCAGGATGCCGCCCAGCGCGCCAGCACGCAGCTGTCCGCCACCCTGGACATCCTGCCGGACGGACTGGCCATCTACGATGCCAACGACTGCCTGGTGCTGTGCAACACCCGTTACCTGGAGGTGAGCACAGGCACCTCGATGTCCGTCCAATACGGCACGCGGTTTGAAGACGTGTTGCGCCGCGCTGCCCGGTCAGGTCACATCGTCGCCGCCCGCCCAGACACCGAGACCTGGCTGGCCCATCGCATGGCCCGCCACCGCTCGCCAGGTAAGCCGGAGGTGCAGGAGATCGACGGCGACCGCTGGATGCAGATCACCGAGCGCCTCACCGACACCGGGGGCGTGGTGGTGCTGCGCACCAATATCACCGACACGGTGCTCAGGGAGCGCGCGCTCAAGCAAGCCTTGCACGACGCGGAGCGCGCGGAGCGCAGCCTGCGCGAAGCGGTCAATGCCATGCCGGCCGGGCTCGAAATCTACGATGAGAACGACCGGCTGGTGCTGTGCAACGACCAGATGGCACGCCTGCGCCCCCACTTGCCCGTAGAGCAGTCACTGGGCAAGACCTACGAAGACCTTCTGCGCGAAGGCTTGCGCCACGGAATTCCTGCCGAAGCCAGCGGGCAGGAAGAACTGTGGCTGGCCCACGAACTGGCCATTCGCGGGCATCGCCCGGGCGCCGAGGTGCGCCACTATCCCAACGGCGCATGGATGCACATGCACGAAAGCCGCACACCGTCGGGCATGACCGTCTGTGTGCGCCTGGACATCAGTGACCTGATCGAACAGCGCCACAAGGTGGAAACCGCCCGCCAGGAAAGCCAGCGCATCCGGCAACTGCTGGAACGGGCGGTCGAAGCCCTGCCCGTCAGCATCGAGATCTTTGACGATCAAGACCGGCTGGTGCTCTACAACCAGCAACTCTCGCGCATGTATCCGCACATGAACTACGCGGAACATCTGGGCAAAGGGTTTGCTGACATCCTGCGTTACTCGGTGGAGCGGGGCCTGATCCCTTCGGCCAAGGGTCGCGAGGAGGCCTGGATTGCAGAGCGCCTGTCTGAACACGGGAGCAGCACATCCACGCTGGTGCAACGGCTCGCCGACGGACGCTGGATCAATATCTATGAAACCCGCACCCCTGAGAACTACGTGGTGGCGGTGCGGCTGGACATCACCGATCTGATCGAACAGCGCCAGGCACTCGAAAACGCCCAGGATGCCGCCCTTCAGGCGCGCCAACTGTTGCAGGACGCGGTCGAATCCCTGCCGGAGGGCTTTGCACTTTTCGACGCGGACGACCGTCTCGTGGTCTGCAATGCGCAGTACCGGCGCATGTATTCCATCTCAGCCCCCATGATCGTGCCGGGCAGCACTTTCGAGCAGATTGCGCGCTACGGCGCCGAGCGAGGCCAATACCTGGACGCCATCGACCATGAAGAGGCCTGGGTGACACAACGTGTGGCCGACCACCGCGCCGCCCAGCGTGCCGTGCTGCAACGCCTGCCCGAAGGGCGCTGGGTGCAGGCCGATGAGCGACGCACCCCCCAAGGAGGCATTGCCGGCGTGCGCACCGATGTGACCCAACTCGTGCGCAAGGAGCAAGAGCTGGCAGCGGCCAACGCCAAGCTGGCCCTGCTGTCCACCACCGACGGCGTGACCGGCATCGGCAACCGCCGCCGGTTTGACGAACGCCTGGCCACCGAATGGATGCGCTGCGGACGGCACAGCCTGCCGCTCGCCCTGATCCTGATCGACATCGACCACTTCAAGCTCTACAACGACCACTTTGGCCACCTGGCTGGCGACGAATGCCTGCGCCGCGTCGCGCAATTGCTGCAGGGCACCATTCGGCGTGCCGACGAGGTGGCCGCCCGCTACGGCGGCGAAGAGTTTGTCCTGCTGCTGCCGGATGTCCCCCTGGCCGACGCCGTGACGGTCGCGCAGCGCTGCATGGAAAACCTGCACGATGCCGCCTTGGCACACCCCCGCTCGCCCACCGCGCCGGTCATTACGCTCAGCATGGGCATTGCGAGTGTCATACCCCACCCAGAGACGGGGTCTGACACCTTGGTGCAAGCTGCCGATGCAGCCCTGTACCGTGCCAAATACGGGGGCCGCAACCGCTTCGAGGTCTTCAGCCCACCGCAGTGA